In Archocentrus centrarchus isolate MPI-CPG fArcCen1 chromosome 22, fArcCen1, whole genome shotgun sequence, one DNA window encodes the following:
- the foxa2 gene encoding forkhead box protein A2, giving the protein MMLGAVKMEGHEHTDWSTYYGEPECYTSVGNMNAGLGMNSMNTYMSMSGMSTTANMTANSMNMSYVNTGMSPSMTGMSPGTGAMNGMGAGMTAMSAALSPSMSPMTAQPASMNALTSYSNMNAMSPIYGQSNINRSRDPKTYRRSYTHAKPPYSYISLITMAIQQSPSKMLTLAEIYQWIMDLFPFYRQNQQRWQNSIRHSLSFNDCFVKVPRSPDKPGKGSFWTLHPDSGNMFENGCYLRRQKRFKCDKKMKEPGRKSGDGGSSNSSSESCNGNESPLSNSSSSDHKRSLSDMKTSQALSPEHTAASPVTQGQHLMSQHHSVLAHEAHLKPEHHYSFNHPFSINNLMSSEQQHHKMDLKTYEQVMHYSGYGSPMAGPLSMGSMAGKAGLDSSSIPDTAYYQGVYSRPIMNSS; this is encoded by the exons ATGATGCTTGGAGCAGTTAAAATGGAAGGACACGAACACACCGACTGGAGCACCTACTACGGAGAGCCCGAG TGTTACACCTCGGTTGGCAACATGAACGCGGGCCTGGGAATGAACTCTATGAATACCTACATGAGCATGTCCGGCATGAGCACCACTGCCAACATGACGGCCAACTCCATGAACATGTCATACGTCAACACGGGCATGAGCCCCTCCATGACCGGCATGTCACCGGGAACCGGAGCCATGAACGGCATGGGCGCGGGGATGACGGCAATGAGCGCAGCGCTGAGCCCCAGTATGAGCCCCATGACTGCGCAGCCCGCGTCCATGAACGCCTTAACATCGTACTCAAACATGAACGCCATGAGCCCGATATACGGACAGTCTAACATCAACAGGTCCAGAGACCCTAAGACCTACCGGAGGAGCTACACGCACGCCAAACCCCCGTATTCCTACATTTCTCTCATCACCATGGCCATCCAGCAGTCTCCGAGTAAGATGCTCACTCTAGCCGAGATCTACCAGTGGATAATGGACCTCTTCCCGTTTTACCGACAGAACCAGCAGCGCTGGCAGAACTCCATTCGCCACTCTTTATCTTTCAATGACTGTTTCGTCAAAGTGCCCAGGTCGCCGGATAAACCGGGGAAAGGCTCGTTTTGGACTCTCCACCCGGACTCCGGAAACATGTTCGAGAACGGCTGCTACCTGAGGAGGCAGAAACGCTTCAAGTGCGACAAGAAGATGAAGGAACCGGGCCGCAAGTCGGGAGACGGCGGCTCCTccaacagcagctcagagagctgcaaCGGTAACGAGTCCCCGCTCTCCAACTCCTCCTCCAGCGACCACAAAAGGTCCCTGTCGGACATGAAGACGAGCCAGGCCCTGAGCCCGGAGCACACCGCTGCTAGCCCGGTGACGCAGGGGCAGCACCTCATGTCTCAGCATCACTCGGTTCTTGCGCACGAAGCCCACCTGAAGCCGGAGCACCACTACTCCTTTAACCATCCTTTCTCCATAAATAACCTCATGTCCTCGGAGCAGCAACATCACAAAATGGACTTAAAGACTTACGAGCAGGTGATGCATTACTCTGGCTACGGCTCTCCCATGGCCGGACCTCTTTCCATGGGCTCCATGGCGGGGAAAGCCGGTCTGGATTCTTCATCCATACCTGACACAGCTTACTACCAAGGTGTCTATTCCAGACCCATCATGAACTCCTCATAA